The following proteins are encoded in a genomic region of Streptomyces sp. NBC_01723:
- a CDS encoding dihydrodipicolinate synthase family protein: protein MPIPTPLRGVIPPVITPLTPAGEVDTGSVRRLTEHLITAGVHGLFLLGSSGETAYLTDAQRLTALEAAVDAAAGRVPVLAGVIETTTARVLDRAADAVRAGADALVATAPFYTRTHPVEIAGHFRRIREGAGLPLFAYDIPVAVHTKLPRDVVLGLAADGTLAGLKDSSGDEGSLRRLLVELRPRTPDFSVLTGSELTVDGALLAGADGVVPGLGNVDAHGYVRLYAAARAGDWAAARAEQDRLAALFALTDAGDPALMGPSSSALGAFKAAARLLGLIDCAATAAPQVPLDEAAVARVRTRLTQAGLL, encoded by the coding sequence ATGCCCATCCCCACGCCGCTGCGCGGCGTCATCCCCCCGGTCATCACCCCGCTCACCCCGGCAGGGGAGGTCGACACCGGGTCGGTGCGCCGACTGACCGAGCACCTCATCACGGCCGGTGTGCACGGGCTGTTCCTGCTGGGGTCCAGCGGCGAGACCGCCTACCTCACGGACGCCCAGCGGCTGACCGCGCTCGAAGCCGCCGTGGACGCCGCCGCCGGCCGGGTCCCCGTGCTCGCCGGGGTCATCGAGACCACCACGGCCCGGGTCCTGGACCGGGCGGCCGACGCGGTCCGGGCCGGCGCCGACGCGCTCGTGGCCACGGCGCCCTTCTACACCCGCACCCACCCGGTGGAGATCGCCGGCCACTTCCGGCGGATCCGCGAGGGCGCGGGCCTGCCGCTGTTCGCCTACGACATCCCGGTCGCCGTGCACACCAAGCTGCCCCGCGACGTGGTCCTCGGCCTGGCCGCCGACGGCACGCTCGCCGGGCTGAAGGACTCCAGCGGCGACGAGGGCTCCCTGCGCCGGCTGCTGGTCGAACTGCGCCCGCGCACCCCGGACTTCTCGGTGCTCACCGGCTCCGAACTCACCGTGGACGGCGCGCTCCTCGCCGGTGCGGACGGAGTCGTGCCCGGCCTCGGCAACGTCGACGCGCACGGCTATGTACGCCTCTACGCGGCCGCCCGGGCGGGTGACTGGGCCGCCGCCAGGGCGGAGCAGGACCGCCTCGCGGCCCTGTTCGCCCTCACCGACGCGGGCGACCCCGCCCTGATGGGTCCCAGTTCCAGCGCGCTCGGCGCCTTCAAGGCGGCCGCCCGGCTGCTGGGCCTCATCGACTGCGCGGCCACCGCGGCACCGCAGGTGCCGCTCGACGAGGCGGCCGTGGCCCGCGTCCGCACCCGGCTCACCCAGGCCGGACTCCTGTGA
- a CDS encoding FadR/GntR family transcriptional regulator, whose product MSRVERGRHMRSVAADAEERIKELIVEEGLGPGDPLPTETELMERFGVSRNSLREALKSLQAMHIVEIRRGFGTYVGTMSLEPMTEAMAFRTVVGHRRGQGSLLELLQLREALEAGLMHRLAGRLPDADLAELDALVETMHTEVRETGEIAARTDRAFHRALHRSLDNELLSELLDAFWSAFHRVRTQAQGLGAAADGEELARMHARIVDAVRGGDAEAAERAVHRHFDDIRSRLSRR is encoded by the coding sequence ATGTCAAGGGTCGAGAGGGGACGCCACATGCGCTCGGTCGCCGCCGACGCCGAGGAGCGGATCAAGGAGCTGATCGTCGAGGAGGGCCTCGGCCCCGGCGACCCGCTGCCCACCGAGACGGAGCTGATGGAGCGGTTCGGCGTCAGCCGCAACTCGCTGCGCGAGGCGCTCAAGTCCCTGCAGGCCATGCACATCGTCGAGATCCGGCGCGGCTTCGGCACCTACGTCGGCACCATGTCGCTGGAGCCGATGACCGAGGCCATGGCGTTCCGCACCGTGGTCGGACACCGACGGGGCCAGGGCAGCCTGCTCGAACTGCTGCAACTGCGCGAGGCGCTGGAGGCGGGGCTCATGCACCGGCTGGCGGGCCGGCTGCCCGACGCCGACCTGGCGGAGCTGGACGCGCTGGTGGAGACGATGCACACCGAGGTGCGGGAGACCGGCGAGATCGCGGCCCGCACCGACCGCGCCTTCCACCGGGCGCTGCACCGCTCCCTGGACAACGAACTGCTCAGCGAACTCCTCGACGCCTTCTGGAGCGCCTTCCACCGGGTGCGCACCCAGGCCCAGGGACTGGGCGCGGCGGCCGACGGCGAGGAACTGGCCCGGATGCACGCCAGGATCGTCGACGCCGTGCGCGGGGGTGACGCGGAGGCCGCGGAGCGGGCGGTGCACCGGCACTTCGACGACATCCGCAGCCGACTGTCGCGGCGGTGA
- a CDS encoding DUF5949 family protein, with product MTSISTAPRPLRTADLGTLVIMSWSRETPDGDVPFLLACSLGDGEGGPEATPAAVEGLLSRSGIAVGDGVLDATGLPGLPVGLLVVPGAAALTMPGVNAQFVPTPQWREAVDKRGYACLVFATRPWSGGEPGEAGAVAAFANHEDTLRTAAQLVLPVRSLRT from the coding sequence ATGACCTCCATCTCCACCGCCCCGCGTCCCCTGCGAACCGCCGACCTCGGCACGCTCGTCATCATGTCCTGGAGCCGTGAGACACCCGACGGAGACGTCCCCTTTCTCCTCGCCTGCTCCCTCGGCGACGGCGAGGGCGGCCCGGAGGCGACCCCGGCCGCCGTCGAGGGGCTGCTGAGCCGCTCCGGGATCGCCGTGGGCGACGGCGTGCTCGACGCCACCGGCCTGCCCGGCCTGCCGGTCGGCCTGCTCGTCGTGCCCGGTGCGGCGGCGCTCACCATGCCGGGCGTCAACGCCCAGTTCGTGCCCACGCCACAATGGCGCGAGGCGGTGGACAAGCGCGGGTACGCCTGCCTCGTCTTCGCCACCCGCCCGTGGTCCGGCGGCGAGCCCGGCGAGGCCGGGGCGGTCGCCGCCTTCGCCAACCACGAGGACACCCTGCGGACGGCGGCGCAGCTCGTCCTCCCCGTGCGCAGCCTGCGGACCTGA
- a CDS encoding isochorismatase family cysteine hydrolase, with amino-acid sequence MGKTALIVIDMINTYDHQDAEALIPAAESVLPQLTGLLERARRHHVPVIYVNDNFGEWRSHHGEILDQALSGPHAGLVEPLRPDESSLFVVKARHSIFFETPLTYLLHQQGIDRLVLCGQVTEQCVLYSALDAHIRHLQVIVPRDAVAHIHADLADAALRMMERNMGARICDSDELWT; translated from the coding sequence ATGGGCAAGACCGCACTGATCGTCATCGACATGATCAACACCTACGACCATCAGGACGCCGAAGCGCTGATCCCGGCCGCGGAGTCGGTACTGCCGCAGCTGACCGGCCTGCTGGAGCGGGCGCGACGCCACCACGTCCCCGTGATCTACGTCAACGACAACTTCGGGGAGTGGCGCTCGCACCACGGCGAGATCCTCGACCAGGCCCTCTCGGGGCCGCACGCGGGACTCGTCGAGCCGCTGCGGCCCGACGAGTCGTCCCTCTTCGTGGTCAAGGCACGCCACTCGATCTTCTTCGAGACCCCGCTGACCTATCTCCTCCACCAGCAGGGGATCGACCGGCTCGTGCTGTGCGGGCAGGTGACCGAGCAGTGTGTGCTCTATTCGGCGCTCGACGCCCACATCCGCCATCTCCAGGTCATCGTCCCGCGCGACGCGGTCGCCCACATCCACGCCGACCTCGCGGATGCCGCCCTGCGCATGATGGAGCGCAACATGGGTGCCCGGATCTGCGACAGCGACGAGTTGTGGACGTGA
- a CDS encoding right-handed parallel beta-helix repeat-containing protein → MKKCHVVYLVCTAAMIGTGLGAAPASSAPMTHVVKPGESIQKAVDAAESGDTVLVTPGTYHESVKVSTPGLTLRGMGRETILEPGTEKAAANTCAEGGNGICVTGTKGKNVKGVTVADLTVTGFTRAGLYSTATDGLTVRNVTAVKNGVWGIAQEQSVHGIFRGNAALDNGDAGIFLANTITAEKGAADTEGTVVARNLLKGNRIGVTVRRLRNLAVAANNITGNCAGVFVVGDENKPKAGDLVVRDNHVVGNNKSCPKTERLDALQGSGIVLTGTEKVLVADNKVRENSGKSPLSGGIVLFKSFVGVTSEKNEVKGNSLRDNSPADLVNTETAATGKNNTFEGNTCGASKPAGLC, encoded by the coding sequence ATGAAGAAATGCCATGTCGTGTACCTGGTGTGCACCGCAGCGATGATCGGTACGGGGCTCGGAGCGGCTCCGGCGTCCTCCGCCCCCATGACCCACGTGGTCAAGCCCGGAGAGTCGATCCAGAAGGCGGTGGACGCCGCCGAATCGGGGGACACGGTCCTCGTCACTCCCGGCACCTACCACGAGAGCGTCAAGGTGAGCACCCCCGGACTCACCCTGCGCGGCATGGGCCGCGAGACGATCCTCGAGCCCGGCACGGAGAAGGCGGCCGCCAACACCTGCGCCGAGGGCGGCAACGGGATCTGTGTGACCGGCACGAAGGGCAAGAACGTCAAGGGTGTCACCGTCGCCGACCTGACGGTGACCGGCTTCACCCGCGCCGGTCTGTACTCGACGGCCACCGACGGCCTGACGGTGCGGAACGTGACGGCCGTCAAGAACGGCGTCTGGGGCATCGCCCAGGAGCAGTCGGTCCATGGCATCTTCCGCGGCAACGCCGCCCTCGACAACGGCGACGCGGGCATCTTCCTCGCCAACACCATCACGGCCGAGAAGGGCGCGGCCGACACCGAGGGAACGGTCGTCGCGCGCAACCTCCTCAAGGGCAACCGGATCGGCGTCACGGTCCGGCGGCTGCGCAACCTCGCCGTCGCGGCCAACAACATCACCGGCAACTGCGCCGGCGTGTTCGTCGTCGGCGACGAGAACAAGCCCAAGGCCGGTGACCTGGTCGTGCGCGACAACCACGTCGTGGGCAACAACAAGTCCTGCCCGAAGACCGAGCGCCTCGACGCACTCCAGGGCTCCGGCATCGTCCTGACCGGCACCGAGAAGGTACTGGTCGCGGACAACAAGGTGCGGGAGAACTCGGGCAAGTCCCCGCTGTCGGGCGGCATCGTCCTGTTCAAGAGCTTCGTGGGTGTCACCAGCGAGAAGAACGAGGTCAAGGGCAACTCGCTGCGCGACAACTCCCCCGCCGACCTGGTCAACACCGAGACGGCGGCCACCGGGAAGAACAACACCTTCGAGGGCAACACCTGCGGCGCTTCCAAGCCCGCGGGACTGTGCTGA
- a CDS encoding methyltransferase — protein MTTAQTAPPPPMRLRELVFGAACAAALRTAARLGVADALGDTPMTVDDLATAVKAEPKPLRRLLRALTCYGVFAEQKNGTFAHTDMSRLLREDDPHSLRYITLWCTEPWTWDAWPLLDEAVRSGRNVVEGLYGKEFFTYLNEDAPQSAEVFNRAMTTSSRQSAEDVAALLDLSGSSSVADIGGGQGHVVASLLEKYPSMHGTLLDLPRVVENADPRLREGGSLADRVRIVPGDCREDIPVRADVYVIKNILEWDDDSTARALRGVMRAGGPGARVVVIENLVDDTPSMRFSTAMDLLLLLNVGGAKHTTDSMVGRLTEAGLVIDDIRPVNPYLHAFDCTVPE, from the coding sequence ATGACGACCGCACAGACCGCCCCACCCCCGCCCATGCGGCTGAGGGAGCTCGTGTTCGGCGCGGCATGTGCCGCCGCCCTTCGCACGGCCGCCCGGCTCGGAGTCGCCGACGCCCTCGGGGACACCCCCATGACCGTGGACGACCTCGCGACCGCGGTGAAGGCCGAGCCCAAGCCGCTGCGCCGGCTGCTGCGGGCCCTGACCTGTTACGGCGTCTTCGCCGAGCAGAAGAACGGGACGTTCGCGCACACCGACATGTCCCGGCTGCTGCGCGAGGACGACCCGCACAGCCTGCGCTACATCACCCTGTGGTGCACGGAACCGTGGACCTGGGACGCGTGGCCCCTGCTCGACGAGGCGGTGCGCAGCGGCCGCAACGTCGTCGAGGGCCTGTACGGCAAGGAGTTCTTCACCTACCTCAACGAGGACGCTCCCCAGTCGGCCGAGGTCTTCAACCGTGCCATGACGACCTCCAGCCGGCAGTCGGCGGAGGACGTCGCGGCCCTCCTCGACCTGTCGGGCAGTTCCTCGGTCGCCGACATCGGCGGCGGCCAGGGGCACGTGGTGGCGAGCCTGCTGGAGAAGTACCCGTCCATGCACGGCACCCTGCTCGACCTGCCCAGGGTCGTGGAGAACGCCGACCCGCGGCTGCGCGAGGGCGGCTCGCTCGCGGACCGCGTGCGGATCGTGCCCGGGGACTGCCGCGAGGACATCCCCGTCCGGGCCGACGTGTACGTCATCAAGAACATCCTGGAGTGGGACGACGACAGCACCGCCCGCGCCCTGCGGGGCGTCATGCGGGCGGGCGGGCCCGGGGCCCGGGTCGTGGTCATCGAGAACCTCGTCGACGACACCCCCTCGATGCGGTTCAGCACCGCGATGGACCTGCTGCTGCTCCTCAACGTCGGCGGGGCGAAGCACACCACCGACAGCATGGTCGGCCGGCTGACCGAGGCCGGCCTCGTCATCGACGACATCCGCCCGGTCAACCCCTACCTGCACGCCTTCGACTGCACCGTCCCCGAGTGA
- a CDS encoding SchA/CurD-like domain-containing protein, with translation MTITTTSVSDPSARQVSHQVSQSVFDGSRLRVVLLVEVYDGAQQQFLETYENLRSHVESVPGHIGEQLCQSIENPSQWLITSEWESAPPFLNWVSSEEHVRMVKPLHKCVRHTRSLRFHVVRETGRPAAGAEPGRGGLQSAPRIGDGVIRHALTFTVKPGSEETVARILADYASPEPRVDDTTRLCRTSLFLHGNRVVRAIEVRGDLLAALRHVAAQPEVRAVEEALNPYLEQDRDLGDPESARVFYTRAALPAVHHVTAAERDPAAQRHALSYPARPGEGMRLARLLAERDEAAADDPRSPVLSSTIFQRDEIVVRLVDVRGDLRAGDPAVTLGLPDPATVTELTTLLDGQDRPGDALVRALEGARMEPVTDRRAPDA, from the coding sequence ATGACCATCACGACCACTTCTGTATCCGACCCGTCGGCACGTCAGGTGTCGCACCAGGTCTCCCAGTCCGTGTTCGACGGCTCCCGCCTCCGGGTGGTCCTGCTGGTGGAGGTCTACGACGGTGCCCAGCAGCAGTTCCTGGAGACGTACGAGAACCTGCGCAGCCACGTCGAGTCCGTCCCCGGGCACATCGGCGAGCAGTTGTGCCAGTCCATCGAGAACCCGTCGCAGTGGCTGATCACCAGCGAGTGGGAGAGCGCCCCGCCGTTCCTGAACTGGGTGAGCAGTGAGGAACACGTGCGGATGGTCAAGCCGCTGCACAAGTGTGTCCGGCACACCCGGTCGCTCCGTTTCCACGTGGTCCGCGAGACCGGCCGGCCGGCGGCGGGCGCCGAACCCGGCCGGGGCGGGCTCCAGTCGGCCCCCCGGATCGGTGACGGCGTGATCCGGCACGCCCTCACCTTCACGGTGAAGCCCGGCAGCGAGGAGACGGTCGCCAGGATCCTCGCCGACTACGCCTCGCCCGAGCCGCGCGTCGACGACACCACGCGCCTGTGCCGTACGTCCCTGTTCCTGCACGGCAACCGGGTGGTGCGGGCCATCGAGGTGCGCGGCGACCTGCTCGCGGCCCTGCGGCACGTGGCCGCGCAGCCCGAGGTGCGGGCCGTCGAGGAGGCCCTCAACCCCTATCTGGAGCAGGACCGGGATCTCGGCGATCCGGAGTCCGCGCGGGTGTTCTACACCCGGGCGGCGCTGCCCGCCGTACACCACGTGACGGCGGCGGAGCGGGACCCGGCGGCACAGCGTCACGCGCTGTCGTACCCGGCCCGGCCGGGGGAGGGCATGCGGCTGGCGCGACTCCTCGCCGAGCGCGACGAGGCGGCGGCCGACGACCCGCGCAGCCCGGTGCTGAGCAGCACCATCTTCCAGCGCGACGAGATCGTGGTGCGGCTGGTCGATGTGCGCGGCGACCTCCGGGCCGGCGACCCCGCGGTCACTCTCGGGCTCCCCGACCCCGCCACGGTCACCGAACTGACCACCCTGCTGGACGGTCAGGACCGGCCGGGCGACGCACTCGTCCGGGCCCTGGAGGGCGCCCGGATGGAACCGGTCACCGACCGGCGCGCGCCCGACGCCTGA
- a CDS encoding class F sortase, whose product MTVPPSTPVADEKPPTGQGFRPGLMVLCGVALLILAVSLFGGNDTSTDSSRPPLPAQPATSASPKAGPSATGTSRTRPPGPVLPRSKPVRLLIPEIAVDAPFTDLAIGANGQLQPPPAADTNLVGWYAKGVSPGERGTSIIAGHVDTKTSAAVFARLGQLDEGDVFHVRRADGRKASFEVDGVETFAKDEFPSRRVYGDTDRPEVRLITCAGDYDRQAKDYTDNLVVFAHLT is encoded by the coding sequence ATGACAGTCCCCCCTTCGACCCCCGTCGCCGACGAGAAGCCGCCGACCGGGCAGGGATTCCGCCCCGGCCTGATGGTGCTGTGCGGCGTGGCCCTGCTGATCCTGGCGGTCAGCCTGTTCGGCGGCAACGACACGTCGACCGACTCGTCCCGCCCCCCACTGCCCGCACAGCCCGCGACGTCGGCCTCGCCCAAGGCCGGCCCGTCCGCGACCGGCACGTCCCGCACCCGCCCGCCCGGACCGGTGCTGCCCCGCTCGAAGCCGGTGCGGCTGCTGATCCCGGAGATCGCCGTCGACGCCCCCTTCACCGACCTCGCCATCGGCGCCAACGGACAGCTCCAGCCTCCGCCGGCCGCCGACACCAACCTCGTCGGCTGGTACGCCAAGGGCGTCTCCCCCGGGGAGCGGGGCACCTCGATCATCGCCGGGCACGTGGACACCAAGACGTCCGCCGCGGTCTTCGCCCGCCTGGGCCAACTGGACGAGGGAGACGTCTTCCACGTCCGGCGGGCCGACGGACGCAAGGCGTCCTTCGAGGTCGACGGCGTGGAGACCTTCGCCAAGGACGAGTTCCCCAGCCGGCGCGTGTACGGGGACACCGACCGGCCCGAGGTACGGCTCATCACCTGCGCGGGCGACTACGACCGCCAGGCCAAGGACTACACGGACAACCTGGTCGTCTTCGCGCACCTCACCTGA
- a CDS encoding ATP-binding protein encodes MDGAARQEDRRSEPVKVSAEYEGIPGDIARGRELARRFLARVRAVQDRTVSDRAADLLQLVVSELLTNACKYAPGPSLVDLELADDLVEVTVWDSEPVLPVAEATDPGRIGRHGLEIVMAVCHSFEVHREPVGKRMRAALMLTDDLSGTALGHTS; translated from the coding sequence ATGGACGGGGCTGCCCGGCAGGAGGACCGGCGAAGTGAGCCGGTCAAGGTTTCGGCGGAGTACGAGGGCATTCCCGGCGACATCGCCCGGGGCCGCGAGCTGGCCCGGAGATTTCTCGCCCGGGTGCGGGCCGTGCAGGACCGCACGGTGTCCGACCGCGCGGCGGACCTGCTGCAGCTCGTGGTCAGCGAGCTGCTGACGAACGCCTGCAAGTACGCGCCCGGCCCCTCGCTGGTCGACCTGGAGCTGGCCGACGACCTGGTCGAGGTCACCGTGTGGGACAGCGAACCCGTACTGCCCGTCGCCGAGGCCACCGACCCCGGGCGCATCGGCCGGCACGGGCTCGAGATCGTCATGGCCGTGTGCCACAGCTTCGAGGTGCACCGGGAACCCGTCGGCAAGCGCATGCGGGCCGCCCTGATGCTCACCGACGACCTGAGCGGCACCGCCCTCGGACACACCTCCTGA
- a CDS encoding LysR family transcriptional regulator, protein MTVVDLSAVRTFVAVAEAGQFQVAAARLTVTQQGVSKRVAALEKELGVTLFTRTARGARLTIDGQAFLPHARALLDAEERAVASVRPGRRPLRVDVIGRRAATAGLLRDFHRARPDVDLDVVTLPDAHTAVAAIGSGAIDASFRCVTMPGQRLPDGIEATPVFDEPLQLFTGPAHPFAKARTVTPGQLAGQRVWMPGNVPGTEWSAYYDAFAAEYGFTVDAIGPNFGVEALLDTISESSTVSTFLSEHTPLVWPAGHDLRRIPVRDPAPVYPHSLLRHTDNAHPGLAALHAYLVSRPSVRLGTEVWSPAWALRRGAQGPAGRR, encoded by the coding sequence ATGACCGTCGTGGATCTCAGCGCCGTACGCACCTTCGTCGCCGTCGCCGAGGCGGGGCAGTTCCAGGTCGCCGCCGCCCGGCTGACCGTCACCCAGCAGGGCGTCTCCAAGCGGGTCGCCGCGCTGGAGAAGGAGCTGGGGGTGACGTTGTTCACCCGGACCGCGCGAGGAGCCCGGCTCACGATCGACGGGCAGGCGTTCCTGCCGCACGCCCGTGCGCTGCTGGACGCCGAGGAGCGGGCCGTCGCCTCGGTTCGGCCGGGGCGCCGTCCGCTGCGGGTGGACGTGATCGGCAGACGGGCCGCGACGGCCGGTCTGCTGCGTGACTTCCACCGCGCCCGTCCCGACGTCGACCTCGACGTGGTCACCCTCCCCGACGCGCACACCGCCGTCGCCGCCATCGGTTCCGGGGCCATCGACGCGTCGTTCCGCTGCGTCACCATGCCGGGGCAGCGGCTGCCCGACGGCATCGAGGCCACGCCGGTCTTCGACGAGCCGCTGCAGTTGTTCACCGGGCCCGCCCACCCGTTCGCGAAGGCACGGACGGTGACCCCGGGGCAGCTCGCCGGGCAGCGCGTCTGGATGCCCGGGAACGTCCCGGGCACCGAGTGGTCGGCCTACTACGACGCGTTCGCGGCCGAGTACGGGTTCACCGTGGACGCGATCGGCCCGAACTTCGGCGTCGAGGCCCTCCTGGACACCATCTCCGAGTCGTCGACGGTGTCGACCTTCCTCAGCGAGCACACGCCCCTGGTCTGGCCGGCCGGCCACGACCTGCGGCGCATCCCGGTGCGTGATCCGGCGCCGGTCTATCCGCACTCCCTGCTCCGGCACACCGACAACGCGCATCCGGGGCTGGCCGCGCTGCACGCGTACCTCGTCTCGCGCCCGTCCGTCCGGCTCGGCACGGAGGTCTGGTCACCGGCCTGGGCCCTGCGCCGCGGGGCGCAGGGCCCGGCCGGCCGGAGGTGA
- the pgm gene encoding phosphoglucomutase (alpha-D-glucose-1,6-bisphosphate-dependent), with protein MQHDRAGKPAGPEDLIDVARLVTAYYTLHPDPAEPAQRVAFGTSGHRGSSLATAFNEDHIAATSQAICEYRSAQGTDGPLFLGADTHALSEPARVTALEVFAANDVTVLVDTGDGYTPTPAVSHAILTHNRGRDSGLADGVVVTPSHNPPADGGFKYNPPNGGPAGSDATSWIQDRANEIIAAGLKDVRRIPYARALAAPGTGRYDFLDRYVSDLPAVVDLDAIRSAGVRIGADPLGGASVAYWGRIAEHHRLDLTVVNPLTDPTWRFMTLDWDGKIRMDCSSPHAMASLIEKRDRFAVATGNDADADRHGIVTPDGGLMNPNHYLATAIAYLYAHRTEWPADAGVGKTLVSSGMIDRVAGDLGRRLVEVPVGFKWFVGGLLDGSLGFGGEESAGASFLRRDGSVWTTDKDGIILALLASEITAVTGRSPSEHYAALTARFGEPAYARIDAPATREEKARLARLSPAEVTADTLAGEPVTAVLTEAPGNGAPIGGIKVTTENAWFAARPSGTEDVYKIYGESFLGADHLRQVQDEAKLVVLGALGG; from the coding sequence ATGCAGCACGACCGAGCCGGGAAGCCGGCCGGCCCCGAGGACCTGATCGACGTCGCCAGGCTGGTGACGGCGTACTACACCCTGCACCCGGACCCGGCGGAGCCCGCCCAGCGCGTGGCCTTCGGCACGTCCGGGCACCGGGGTTCGTCCCTCGCGACGGCGTTCAACGAGGACCACATCGCCGCCACCAGCCAGGCCATCTGCGAGTACCGCTCCGCACAGGGCACCGACGGCCCGCTCTTCCTGGGCGCCGACACGCACGCCCTGTCCGAGCCCGCGAGGGTCACCGCGCTCGAGGTGTTCGCCGCCAACGACGTGACGGTCCTCGTGGACACCGGGGACGGCTACACCCCCACCCCCGCGGTGTCGCACGCCATCCTCACCCACAACCGGGGCCGCGACTCGGGCCTCGCGGACGGCGTGGTCGTCACCCCCTCGCACAACCCGCCCGCCGACGGCGGCTTCAAGTACAACCCGCCCAACGGCGGACCGGCCGGTTCGGACGCCACCTCCTGGATCCAGGACCGGGCCAACGAGATCATCGCGGCCGGCCTGAAGGACGTACGGCGCATCCCCTACGCCCGGGCGCTCGCCGCCCCCGGCACCGGACGCTACGACTTCCTCGACCGCTACGTCTCCGACCTGCCGGCCGTCGTCGACCTCGACGCGATCCGCTCGGCCGGCGTACGGATCGGCGCCGACCCGCTGGGCGGCGCCTCCGTCGCGTACTGGGGCCGGATCGCCGAGCACCACCGCCTCGACCTGACCGTGGTCAATCCGCTCACCGACCCGACCTGGCGTTTCATGACGCTGGACTGGGACGGCAAGATCCGCATGGACTGCTCCTCGCCCCACGCGATGGCCTCGCTCATCGAGAAGCGCGACCGCTTCGCCGTCGCCACCGGCAACGACGCCGACGCCGACCGGCACGGCATCGTCACCCCCGACGGCGGCCTGATGAACCCCAACCACTACCTCGCCACCGCCATCGCCTACCTCTACGCCCACCGCACCGAGTGGCCCGCCGACGCCGGCGTGGGCAAGACGCTGGTCTCCTCCGGCATGATCGACCGGGTCGCCGGCGATCTCGGCCGGCGGCTGGTCGAGGTCCCGGTGGGCTTCAAGTGGTTCGTCGGCGGTCTCCTCGACGGCTCCCTCGGCTTCGGCGGCGAGGAGTCCGCGGGGGCGTCCTTCCTGCGCCGGGACGGCTCGGTGTGGACCACCGACAAGGACGGCATCATCCTCGCCCTGCTCGCCTCCGAGATCACCGCCGTCACCGGCCGGAGCCCCTCCGAGCACTACGCCGCGCTCACCGCCCGCTTCGGCGAACCCGCCTACGCCCGCATCGACGCCCCCGCCACCCGCGAGGAGAAGGCCCGGCTGGCCCGGCTGTCCCCGGCCGAGGTCACCGCCGACACCCTCGCCGGCGAGCCGGTGACCGCCGTCCTCACCGAGGCACCGGGCAACGGCGCTCCCATCGGCGGCATCAAGGTGACCACCGAGAACGCGTGGTTCGCGGCCCGCCCCTCCGGCACCGAGGACGTCTACAAGATCTACGGGGAGTCGTTCCTCGGCGCCGACCACCTCCGGCAGGTGCAGGACGAGGCCAAACTCGTCGTCCTCGGCGCCCTGGGCGGCTGA